In Alkaliphilus flagellatus, one DNA window encodes the following:
- a CDS encoding NADH-quinone oxidoreductase subunit NuoE family protein: MDKSYLSNENFARLDEVIEEHKEKRGALMPVLHEAQKIFGCLSLEVQKKISEKMSVPLSEIYGVVTFYSQFTLEPKGKYTIGVCLGTACYVRGSQAIVDKVTELTGVAVGKTSSDGKFSLEATRCIGACGLAPVLTVNEEVYGRLTVEDIPGILAKY; this comes from the coding sequence ATGGATAAAAGTTATTTAAGTAATGAAAACTTTGCAAGGCTTGATGAGGTAATAGAAGAGCATAAAGAAAAAAGAGGTGCCCTAATGCCTGTACTTCACGAAGCTCAAAAAATATTTGGATGTTTATCTTTAGAAGTACAGAAAAAAATATCCGAGAAAATGTCTGTTCCTTTAAGCGAAATTTATGGGGTAGTTACATTTTATTCTCAATTTACTTTAGAACCAAAGGGAAAATATACTATCGGTGTATGTTTAGGAACAGCCTGTTATGTTAGGGGATCTCAAGCTATTGTAGATAAGGTAACAGAATTAACGGGGGTAGCAGTAGGTAAAACATCATCAGATGGTAAGTTTTCTTTAGAAGCTACAAGATGTATTGGAGCTTGTGGGTTAGCGCCAGTATTAACTGTAAACGAAGAAGTATATGGAAGACTGACAGTTGAAGATATACCAGGAATTTTAGCAAAGTATTAA
- the uvrA gene encoding excinuclease ABC subunit UvrA, with translation MARDKIIIRGAKEHNLKNINVEIPRDKFVVITGLSGSGKSSLAFDTIYAEGQRRYMESLSSYARQFLGQMEKPDVEYIEGLSPAISIDQKTTNKNPRSTVGTVTEIYDYLRLLFARIGTPHCPVCNVEISQMTVEQIVDKIMELEPGTKLQFLAPIIRGKKGEHQKVLEEIKKEGFVRVRVDGEVKDIYEDIKLTKTKKHNIEVVVDRIVVKEGIESRLGDSIETVLKLSEGLVVVDIIGGEEILFSTKFACPDHGIGVEELSPRMFSFNSPFGACPECNGIGYMKKVDPELIIPNKSLSIRQGAIVPWSGSSSSGDNTYYFKMLESIVTQYGYDVDTPISDFPNDLIEEILYGTGKKKVEFRYESKFGGIRDYSSVFEGVIPNLTRRYNETNSDYIRDKIDECMAEIKCGTCKGARLKDVILGVTVANKNISEVTDLSVKDAKIFFDELELDERKTFISRQILKEIKSRLDFLVDVGLDYLTLSRNAGTLSGGESQRIRLATQIGSSLVGVLYILDEPSIGLHQRDNEKLLGALRHLTDVGNTVIVVEHDEDTMFIADHIIDIGPGAGIHGGNVVAEGTVEEIMASEDSITGQYLSGRKVIPVPKERRKPNGKWIKILGAKENNLKNLNVDIPLAVFTCVTGVSGSGKSTLINEILYKRIAQDLNRAKSKPGAHKDIKGIEYIDKVIEIDQSPIGRTPRSNPATYTGVFDDIRDIFAQTTQAKMRGYQKGRFSFNVKGGRCEACSGDGIIKIEMHFLPDVYVPCEVCKGKRYNRETLEAKYKGKTIADVLEMNVEEALLFFENIPKIQRKMQTLYDVGLGYIKLGQPSTQLSGGEAQRIKLASELSKRSTGKTLYILDEPTTGLHIADIDRLIEVLQKLVDGGNAVLVIEHNLDVIKTADYVIDLGPEGGSGGGQIIAKGTPEEIIDVKSSYTGKFLEPFLRTNVMR, from the coding sequence ATGGCAAGAGATAAGATTATTATAAGAGGAGCAAAGGAACATAATTTAAAAAATATTAATGTTGAAATACCTAGAGATAAATTCGTAGTTATAACAGGTCTTTCTGGTTCTGGAAAATCATCCTTGGCCTTTGATACAATCTATGCTGAAGGACAAAGAAGATATATGGAAAGTTTATCATCCTATGCAAGGCAATTTTTAGGACAAATGGAAAAGCCAGATGTGGAATATATAGAGGGGCTTTCGCCAGCTATTTCAATAGATCAAAAAACTACTAATAAAAACCCCCGTTCTACCGTTGGAACAGTTACAGAAATATATGATTATTTAAGACTATTATTTGCTAGAATAGGTACACCTCACTGTCCTGTATGTAATGTTGAAATTAGCCAGATGACAGTAGAACAAATAGTGGATAAGATTATGGAATTAGAGCCTGGTACAAAACTTCAGTTCTTAGCTCCTATTATTAGGGGAAAAAAGGGAGAGCATCAAAAAGTATTAGAGGAAATTAAAAAGGAAGGTTTTGTTAGGGTTCGTGTTGATGGAGAAGTAAAGGACATATACGAAGATATTAAGCTTACTAAAACAAAGAAGCACAATATTGAAGTAGTAGTAGATAGAATTGTTGTTAAAGAAGGGATAGAATCTAGGCTTGGAGATTCTATAGAAACTGTATTAAAGCTTAGTGAAGGATTAGTAGTTGTAGATATAATAGGTGGAGAGGAAATATTATTTTCTACAAAATTTGCATGTCCAGACCACGGCATAGGAGTAGAAGAACTGTCTCCAAGAATGTTTTCATTTAATAGTCCTTTTGGAGCATGTCCAGAATGTAATGGAATTGGATATATGAAAAAGGTAGATCCAGAGCTAATTATTCCAAATAAAAGCTTAAGTATTAGACAAGGTGCTATAGTACCTTGGAGTGGGTCAAGTAGCTCTGGCGATAATACCTATTATTTTAAAATGCTAGAAAGTATAGTTACTCAGTATGGTTATGACGTAGATACGCCAATAAGCGATTTTCCTAATGATCTTATAGAAGAAATACTTTATGGTACAGGTAAGAAAAAAGTAGAGTTTAGATACGAATCTAAATTTGGTGGAATTAGAGATTATTCTTCTGTATTTGAAGGGGTTATTCCTAATTTAACAAGACGATATAATGAAACTAATTCTGATTATATAAGGGATAAAATTGATGAATGTATGGCTGAAATTAAGTGTGGTACCTGTAAGGGAGCCAGACTTAAGGATGTAATTTTAGGAGTTACAGTGGCAAATAAAAATATTTCTGAGGTAACAGACCTTTCTGTAAAGGATGCAAAAATATTTTTTGATGAACTAGAATTAGATGAAAGAAAAACCTTTATTTCCAGACAAATATTAAAGGAAATTAAATCTAGATTGGACTTTTTAGTAGATGTAGGTTTAGATTATTTGACTTTATCTAGAAATGCAGGAACCTTATCAGGTGGAGAATCCCAGAGAATCCGCCTAGCTACTCAAATTGGTTCAAGTTTAGTTGGAGTATTATATATTTTAGACGAGCCAAGTATAGGACTACATCAAAGGGATAATGAAAAGTTATTAGGAGCATTAAGACATTTAACTGATGTAGGAAATACAGTAATTGTAGTAGAGCATGATGAGGATACTATGTTTATAGCAGACCATATTATTGATATCGGTCCTGGAGCAGGTATTCATGGTGGCAATGTAGTAGCAGAGGGAACTGTAGAAGAAATTATGGCATCGGAGGATTCCATTACAGGACAATATTTAAGTGGAAGAAAGGTAATACCAGTTCCTAAGGAAAGACGAAAACCTAATGGAAAATGGATAAAGATATTAGGCGCAAAGGAAAATAATTTAAAAAATCTTAATGTAGACATACCTTTAGCTGTATTCACTTGTGTTACTGGAGTCTCAGGTTCTGGTAAAAGTACTTTAATTAACGAAATACTGTATAAACGTATTGCACAGGATTTGAATCGTGCAAAATCAAAGCCAGGTGCACATAAGGATATAAAGGGAATAGAGTACATTGACAAGGTAATAGAAATAGATCAAAGTCCTATAGGAAGAACACCTCGATCTAATCCAGCTACTTACACTGGAGTCTTTGATGATATTCGTGATATATTTGCACAAACTACACAGGCAAAGATGAGAGGCTATCAAAAGGGAAGATTTAGCTTTAATGTAAAGGGTGGCAGATGTGAAGCTTGTAGTGGTGACGGTATTATAAAAATTGAGATGCACTTCCTTCCAGATGTGTATGTACCTTGTGAGGTATGTAAAGGAAAGCGATATAATAGAGAAACATTAGAAGCAAAATATAAAGGTAAAACAATTGCGGATGTTTTAGAAATGAATGTGGAAGAAGCACTTTTATTCTTTGAAAACATACCTAAGATACAAAGGAAAATGCAGACTCTATATGATGTAGGATTAGGATATATTAAATTAGGACAACCTTCTACCCAATTATCAGGTGGAGAGGCGCAGAGAATTAAATTAGCATCTGAATTAAGTAAAAGAAGTACAGGAAAAACACTGTATATTTTAGATGAACCTACTACAGGTCTTCATATTGCTGATATTGATAGATTAATAGAAGTATTGCAGAAGCTTGTAGATGGAGGAAATGCAGTTTTAGTTATAGAGCATAATTTAGATGTTATTAAGACAGCAGATTATGTCATAGATCTTGGTCCAGAAGGTGGAAGTGGTGGAGGACAAATTATTGCTAAAGGAACTCCAGAAGAGATTATAGATGTTAAATCCTCATATACAGGTAAGTTTTTAGAACCATTTCTTAGGACAAACGTAATGCGTTAG
- the nuoF gene encoding NADH-quinone oxidoreductase subunit NuoF encodes MLISIQELEKIRQEYLTKVNIRMIKEGKGSVGEVAPFNTGDGAKKHVLICAGTGCTSSKSPKILEKFQEEINKHNLEDEVKIVKTGCFGFCEAGPIVVVYPEGTFYSHIKIDEVEKITEEHLLNGRIVKDLLFKDSIKEDEIIPISEVDFYKKQKRMALRNCGLINPEDINEYIAFDGYRALANMLTKMKPEDVINEVKESGLRGRGGGGFSTGLKWEFTAKAEGNEKYVVCNADEGDPGAFMDRSVLEGDPHALIEAMAIAGYAVGAESGYVYVRAEYPIAVKRLEIAIEDAKKHGLLGEDILGTGFNFNMEIRLGAGAFVCGEETALLNSIEGKRGMPRPRPPFPAQKGLWGKPTLINNVETFANIPQIILKGAEWFRSIGTEKSKGTKVFALGGKINNTGLLEIPMGTTLREIIYEVGGGIPNGKEFKAVQTGGPSGGCIPAKYLDTPIDYDNLIALGSMMGSGGMIVMDEDNCMVDIARFFLDFTVDESCGKCTPCREGTKRMLEILEKITKGKGKEGDIEKLESLAESIKNSSLCGLGQTAPNPVLSTLKYFREEYEAHINEKRCPAGLCQELLEFRITEKCIGCTKCARNCPVSCIKGKVKERHIIDTRDCIKCGTCVDVCPVGAVIKR; translated from the coding sequence ATGTTGATATCTATTCAAGAATTAGAAAAGATTAGACAGGAGTATTTAACCAAAGTTAATATTCGTATGATTAAAGAAGGCAAAGGTAGTGTTGGGGAAGTAGCCCCTTTTAATACAGGAGATGGAGCAAAAAAACATGTATTAATATGTGCAGGAACAGGGTGTACATCGTCCAAGTCTCCAAAAATTTTAGAAAAATTTCAAGAAGAAATAAATAAACACAATCTTGAAGATGAAGTAAAAATAGTTAAGACAGGATGCTTTGGATTTTGTGAAGCAGGACCAATAGTAGTAGTTTATCCTGAAGGAACTTTCTATAGCCATATAAAGATAGACGAAGTAGAAAAAATTACAGAAGAACATCTTTTAAATGGAAGGATTGTCAAAGACTTATTGTTTAAAGATTCTATTAAGGAAGACGAAATTATACCTATTAGTGAAGTAGATTTTTATAAAAAGCAAAAACGTATGGCACTTAGAAATTGTGGACTAATAAATCCTGAAGACATAAATGAATATATTGCTTTTGATGGATACAGAGCTTTGGCAAACATGTTAACAAAAATGAAGCCTGAAGATGTTATTAATGAAGTTAAAGAATCTGGACTAAGAGGTAGAGGAGGAGGAGGCTTCTCTACTGGATTGAAATGGGAGTTTACTGCTAAAGCTGAAGGAAATGAAAAATATGTTGTTTGTAATGCAGATGAAGGAGATCCAGGAGCATTTATGGATCGTTCTGTATTAGAAGGAGATCCACATGCATTAATAGAGGCTATGGCAATAGCAGGTTATGCAGTAGGAGCAGAGTCAGGATATGTATATGTTCGTGCAGAATATCCTATAGCAGTTAAGAGATTAGAAATTGCAATAGAAGATGCCAAAAAACATGGATTACTAGGTGAAGATATTTTGGGAACTGGTTTTAATTTTAATATGGAAATAAGATTAGGGGCAGGAGCTTTCGTATGTGGAGAAGAAACGGCTCTATTAAATTCAATAGAAGGCAAAAGGGGAATGCCAAGACCAAGACCTCCATTTCCAGCTCAAAAAGGATTATGGGGTAAACCTACACTTATAAACAATGTAGAGACATTTGCTAATATTCCACAAATTATTTTAAAGGGTGCAGAATGGTTTAGATCTATTGGAACAGAAAAATCTAAAGGAACTAAGGTTTTTGCGTTAGGAGGTAAAATAAATAATACTGGATTATTAGAAATACCTATGGGAACTACTTTAAGAGAAATTATATATGAAGTTGGCGGGGGAATCCCAAATGGTAAAGAATTTAAAGCCGTACAAACTGGAGGGCCTTCTGGTGGATGTATTCCTGCAAAATATTTAGATACCCCTATTGACTATGATAATTTAATTGCATTAGGTTCTATGATGGGATCTGGTGGAATGATTGTTATGGATGAAGATAACTGTATGGTTGATATTGCTAGATTTTTCTTAGACTTTACTGTTGATGAGTCATGTGGAAAATGTACGCCTTGTCGTGAAGGTACAAAAAGAATGTTAGAAATTCTTGAGAAAATAACTAAAGGCAAGGGAAAAGAAGGAGATATAGAAAAACTAGAAAGTTTGGCTGAATCAATAAAAAATTCTTCTCTTTGTGGATTAGGTCAAACAGCTCCAAATCCTGTACTTTCTACATTGAAATATTTCAGAGAAGAATACGAAGCACATATTAACGAAAAAAGATGTCCAGCAGGATTATGTCAAGAATTACTAGAGTTCCGTATTACAGAAAAGTGTATTGGATGTACTAAATGTGCTAGAAATTGTCCGGTATCATGTATAAAAGGAAAAGTTAAAGAAAGACACATAATAGATACTAGAGATTGTATCAAGTGTGGTACATGTGTAGATGTATGTCCTGTAGGTGCAGTAATAAAAAGATAA
- a CDS encoding 2Fe-2S iron-sulfur cluster-binding protein translates to MRHVTITIDKQSVVVPENYTILQAAEKLGIHIPRLCYDPNLEIVASCRLCLVEIEGNPKLQTSCSMLVSDGMVVYTETKKVVDARKVILQLLLDNHPNDCLTCQKAGECLLQTYAYRYDVRFREHDGAYKEKYIDTTSPYILKDDSKCIVCGKCVRTCEQVSDRKVLTLANRGFDTRVVADANLTLEESSCVSCNRCVTVCPVGALLDKRTLGKSRIWDVNTTEFRCKVCEYGCDFEVLSRKDKNISVRAKAPSNGRPLCLKGRLTAEFLNIDEPETPYRKEKDKFVESSWKEALGLSDILEKMQKLDK, encoded by the coding sequence ATGAGGCATGTAACTATTACAATAGATAAACAGAGTGTAGTTGTACCTGAGAATTACACTATACTTCAAGCGGCAGAAAAGCTTGGTATACATATACCAAGACTATGTTACGATCCAAATCTAGAGATAGTAGCATCCTGTAGATTATGTTTAGTAGAAATAGAAGGAAACCCTAAATTACAAACGTCTTGTTCTATGTTAGTTTCAGATGGTATGGTAGTTTATACAGAAACTAAGAAAGTTGTTGACGCAAGAAAGGTAATATTGCAGCTACTTTTAGATAATCATCCAAATGATTGTTTGACTTGTCAAAAAGCAGGTGAATGTTTATTGCAAACCTATGCATATAGATATGATGTTAGATTTAGAGAACATGATGGTGCATATAAAGAGAAATATATAGATACTACTAGTCCATATATTTTAAAAGATGATTCTAAATGTATAGTTTGTGGTAAATGCGTTAGAACATGTGAACAAGTATCCGATAGAAAAGTGTTAACTCTTGCTAACAGAGGATTTGATACGAGAGTAGTTGCGGATGCTAACTTAACCTTAGAAGAGTCGAGTTGTGTATCTTGTAATAGATGTGTTACAGTGTGCCCTGTAGGAGCACTGTTAGATAAGAGAACCTTAGGGAAATCTAGAATTTGGGATGTTAACACTACAGAATTTAGATGTAAGGTTTGTGAATATGGATGTGATTTTGAAGTTCTATCTAGGAAAGATAAAAATATATCCGTAAGAGCAAAGGCACCTTCTAATGGAAGGCCATTATGTCTAAAAGGAAGACTAACAGCAGAGTTTTTAAATATAGATGAGCCTGAAACCCCTTATAGAAAAGAAAAAGATAAATTTGTAGAATCAAGCTGGAAAGAAGCATTAGGGCTTAGCGACATTTTGGAAAAAATGCAAAAGCTTGATAAGTAA
- the uvrC gene encoding excinuclease ABC subunit UvrC — MFDIKEKLKTLPDKPGVYMMRNEKQEIIYVGKAISLKNRVRQYFQSSKNHPPKVRAMVSHINTFEYIVTDTELEALILECNLIKENRPKYNVLLRDDKTYPYIKVTINEEYPRVIKTRKVIKDKAKYFGPYTNIGALNETLEVIHNLYPIRTCSKNIERMIENKERPCLNYHIKKCIGPCTGLVNKEEYMHIVQEIIMFLDGKEDELIRKIEEKMKEAASAMDFEKAAKYRDQVIALNSIIEKQKIVSTNEQDQDVIAMAQGENDSWIQVFFIRKGKLVKREHFILKNTEQDSKQEIVSSFLKQFYSGTTFIPKEILIEEHVEDLEVLEEWLTNKRGNRVNLKVPQKGEKKELLDMVKKNAFMTMEQATTINQLEKERTEDTLQELGDLLCLDEAPYRIESYDISNIQGVESVGSMVVFEGGKSKNRDYRRFKIKTVKGPNDYASLEEIITRRFKRGLEETQDIINQSIEMTEGKFAIFPDLIMVDGGFGQVTSVKKALDSLKLSIPVCGMIKDERHRTKGLVYEGKEVYIEKTSNLFRLITKIQDEVHRFAITYHRSLRKKNTLSSILEEIPGIGETRRKSLMAHFESIDKIRNATIEELLEVKGMNRQVAENIIQFFKK, encoded by the coding sequence ATGTTTGACATAAAAGAAAAGCTTAAAACGCTACCAGATAAGCCAGGTGTATATATGATGAGGAATGAAAAACAGGAAATCATATATGTAGGAAAAGCTATATCTCTTAAAAATAGAGTAAGACAGTACTTTCAATCTTCTAAAAATCATCCTCCAAAGGTTAGGGCTATGGTATCCCATATTAATACATTTGAATATATTGTTACCGACACAGAGCTGGAAGCACTAATATTAGAGTGTAACTTGATAAAGGAAAATAGACCGAAATATAATGTCCTATTGAGAGACGATAAGACCTACCCTTATATAAAAGTAACTATAAATGAAGAATATCCTAGGGTAATTAAAACTAGAAAAGTTATTAAGGATAAAGCTAAGTACTTTGGTCCTTATACAAATATTGGAGCTTTAAACGAAACACTAGAGGTTATACATAACCTTTATCCTATTAGAACCTGTAGCAAAAATATTGAAAGAATGATTGAAAATAAAGAGAGGCCTTGTTTGAACTACCATATAAAAAAATGCATAGGGCCATGTACGGGATTGGTTAATAAGGAAGAGTACATGCATATAGTGCAAGAGATTATTATGTTTTTAGATGGTAAAGAGGATGAACTTATTCGTAAAATAGAGGAGAAAATGAAGGAAGCTGCCAGCGCAATGGACTTTGAAAAGGCGGCTAAATATAGAGATCAAGTAATAGCACTTAATAGTATTATAGAAAAACAAAAAATAGTTTCTACTAATGAACAAGATCAAGATGTTATTGCAATGGCTCAAGGAGAAAATGATAGTTGGATTCAAGTATTCTTTATACGTAAAGGTAAGCTTGTTAAAAGGGAACATTTTATATTGAAAAATACAGAGCAGGATAGCAAACAAGAAATTGTTTCCTCATTTTTAAAACAGTTTTACAGTGGAACAACATTTATACCTAAGGAAATACTAATAGAAGAGCATGTGGAAGACTTAGAAGTATTAGAGGAGTGGTTAACTAATAAAAGAGGAAATAGAGTTAATCTTAAAGTTCCGCAAAAGGGTGAAAAGAAAGAGCTCTTAGACATGGTTAAGAAAAATGCATTTATGACTATGGAACAGGCAACAACAATAAATCAGTTAGAAAAGGAGAGAACTGAAGATACATTACAGGAACTTGGAGACCTACTGTGTCTTGATGAAGCACCATATCGTATAGAATCCTATGATATTTCAAATATACAGGGTGTAGAATCTGTTGGTTCTATGGTTGTATTTGAGGGAGGAAAATCTAAAAATAGGGATTATAGGAGGTTTAAAATTAAAACAGTTAAAGGACCTAATGATTATGCTAGCTTAGAGGAAATAATTACTAGACGTTTTAAAAGAGGATTAGAGGAAACACAGGATATTATTAATCAATCTATAGAAATGACTGAAGGAAAGTTTGCCATATTTCCAGATTTAATAATGGTGGATGGTGGCTTTGGTCAAGTTACTAGTGTAAAGAAAGCTTTAGATTCTTTAAAACTGAGCATTCCTGTATGTGGTATGATAAAAGATGAAAGACATCGTACTAAGGGATTAGTTTATGAAGGCAAGGAAGTATATATTGAAAAAACTTCTAATCTTTTTAGATTAATAACTAAAATCCAAGATGAAGTTCATCGATTTGCTATTACTTATCATAGAAGTCTAAGAAAGAAAAATACGTTGAGCTCTATACTGGAAGAAATACCAGGGATAGGTGAAACTAGAAGAAAATCATTGATGGCACATTTTGAATCTATAGATAAAATAAGAAATGCAACAATTGAGGAATTGTTAGAAGTAAAGGGTATGAATAGACAAGTAGCAGAAAACATAATACAATTTTTTAAAAAATAA
- a CDS encoding flagellar brake protein, with amino-acid sequence MLDNFIQVGKTIKMEIDLIPVLSFKGIIEKLEKDTFIVKIHGQYAQKEPQIVKCTISNSTKTRVCIFETIIRNGNNNMLLLDTPNKENIKVTQRREYIRVPIDKEVSCYLIEINDRRIESDKIFPAIVKDISGGGVLLNSTLSFPIGTILVFEIELDDVKFLLTSKVLRNLESDEDGTRNLGCQFIGIDNGYRQKIIAYCNKQQLILKRRSGVIAYT; translated from the coding sequence ATGCTAGATAACTTTATACAGGTAGGTAAAACAATTAAAATGGAGATCGATTTAATTCCTGTTTTATCTTTCAAAGGGATAATCGAAAAATTAGAGAAGGACACTTTCATAGTTAAAATCCACGGACAGTATGCACAAAAGGAACCTCAAATTGTGAAATGTACTATCTCGAATAGTACTAAAACACGAGTCTGCATATTTGAAACTATAATAAGGAATGGAAATAATAATATGTTACTTTTAGATACTCCTAATAAAGAGAATATTAAAGTTACTCAAAGAAGAGAGTATATAAGAGTTCCGATAGATAAAGAGGTTAGTTGTTATTTAATAGAAATTAATGATAGAAGAATAGAAAGTGATAAGATATTTCCTGCTATAGTAAAGGATATTAGCGGTGGAGGTGTACTTTTAAATAGTACATTATCCTTTCCTATTGGCACAATATTGGTTTTTGAAATAGAATTAGATGATGTTAAATTCTTGCTAACTAGTAAGGTCTTAAGAAACCTAGAAAGTGATGAGGATGGAACTAGAAATCTAGGATGTCAATTTATTGGAATCGATAATGGATATCGCCAAAAGATTATAGCATACTGCAATAAGCAACAGCTGATTTTAAAAAGAAGAAGTGGAGTAATTGCATATACTTAA